The sequence ATGGGCTAAATCactcctggttttttgtttgtttttaatgtttatttagagagaaagggcatgagcaggagatgggcagagagagaggaagagagagagagagtgaatcccaggtaggggttctgcactgtcagcacagagcccaatgctggacttgaacccatgaactgtgagatcatgacccaagcagaaatcgagttggatgtttaacccactaagccaccaggtggcccataaattattcttatttttaattccgCTTCCTCCAGGTTGTGCTCTGAGCAGCACATTCTTGGGATTACAAAAGGCTGGTGGCAGGGCCTAAGGCTAGAGTCTCACCCACGTTCTTTTGACCAGGGATTGGAAAAGAatccagaaggagagggaaggtgtGGATCTGGAATCAATTTTCCGGTTTCTTATTTTGTAAAGCAAACGTTTTATTCTGAGatcattgtagattcacatgaagttgtaagaaataatacagaacatTCCAGGTACTCTTTACTCAGTTTCCCCCAACGTTACCATCCCGAAAACCCATAGCACCGCATCACAGCCAGGGTTCGGACCTTGACACAATCCGCTGGTCTTATCCGGACCTCCCCAGATGTGTACTGATTCGcgtctctgatttttttcacgTGTGTGTTTCGCGAACCCTTTGCCACAATCAGGAAAGGACGTGCCCATCACCACGAGGGTCCTCATGTTCCCTTTTATAGCTAttcccctccctcttctgttTCTGCCCCCACTTCTCCCGCCCCCCTCCATTTAAcaaaggtataattgacaaataagctgtatgtatttaaagtgcataacatgatgatttgataagCATAGACATTATGAAATGACTCCCATGATCAGGTTAGTTAATACACCCATCACCTCCgatggtcacttttttttttttttaacttttttttttaatgtttatttttgacagagagagagagagagagacagagcatgagcagggaaggggcagagagagagacagagagagagagagagggaaacacagaatcggaagcaggctccaggctctgtcagcacagagcccgacacggagcttgaactcagaccacgagctcatgacctgagctgaagtcggacattcaaccgactgagccacccaggcgcccctggtcacctttttttttttttttggtgaaagcaCTCACGATCTAGTCTTTAAGCAAATATCAATTATACAGTCCAATATCATTAACTGTAATTACCATGCCGAACATCAGGTCCTCATAACTTAAAAGTCGTATCTTTTACCAACATCTCCAAATTCCTTCTACTCCAAAGACACTATGTtagaacttttttcttcttcaaggtcCACAaggctgttgttttgttttgttttttccagctgactttctctctcttgttcctgTTGggttatttatattgttttatcttCCAGTACGTTAATTATTTCCTCTGTCCCTCAatgtctttttcttaaagttgatttaattatttttgagggagggagagagaattccaagcaggcttcccactgtcggcgaagagcctgactcagggcttgagcccacaaaccgtgagatcatgacctgagctgaaatggaagagttggacactcaaccaactggaccacccaggcgccccctctgttTATCCTTTGAGTTTCTTGTTTTGATTCTTGTAATTTTCAgctctaaaatttccattttgtaattctttatatcttctgtttctttattgaaaCTTTCTATCTTTCCACTAGTTCCAAGTGTGTTTGTCATTGCTCGTTGGAACAGTGTTTATAATGGTGGCTTTAAAATCTTTATCAGATAATTTTCAGATCTCGGTCGTCCTTTTTCATTCAGCTTGACACTTTCCTTGTTTGTGGCATTATGACTAATTTTTTTGTGGAACTATGACAGTTTTTATGTTACCTATGAATTGAGTTTTAGATCCCTTTAAAGGTCTGATAAAATTGTATAAGTGTAGTAAATTCTCagagccaaagagaaaaaaattcttatgaaCAAGTAAAAAGCTAGACTTTGGAAATAACTAAAtggttagttttttgtttttttttttttagggctttATATTTTCCTTGTGATCACTTCAGTGCATATCAGCATTTTAACCTCAGTGACACAGGAAACAGCAAAACAGACTAAAAAGTCAGGGCATTGATAGGTTAGGTTGTTTGAAAcgtattttcatttactttggagGGAAAAGACTGGGTTTAGAGACTTTCATTTCCTAACCTGCGGAGTCACACTGTGGTTGACGAGGCAGCAACAGGGGATAAACCAAGTGCCTGGTGTTGGCCAATCATcgaacaaaatcaaagaactctGGAGGGAGCACAGACATTGCTGTTAACACTCATCAGAAAATGGGAAATCCGGATGACGGCTAAATCTAAAAGGTAAAGGGAGAGTCTTAGTCAAGGAACTGTTTCTGTGCTGGGTAAAGAGACGTTTCTTTTAAATTGGCTTCAGGATGAAAATTAACGTAATTTTCTTTTGGGACAGGTACAAAACCAACCGGTTTGATAATAACCGCATACTATTGCATGACATTGTAACGAACACACTATAGAAAATACACTTCCATGCTCATGAACACACgtataaaaataaaccaatatgttgccttttttttcagGTACTGTATTATTCTACAACTTAAGGAGCTAAGCTATTTGTGTTGATATTGTAAACTCCCAGGAGGGCAGAATtctgcccctttaaaaaaaaaagtttatttattttggggggagacagagagagtgcgagcaggagaagggcagagagagagagggagaatcccaagcaggctccatgctgtcagcacggagcccgatgtggggctcaaactcatgaatcttgagatcacgacctgagccgaaatcaagagttggacgcttagccgactaagccacccagggaccccgcattctgcttctttgaaaacaatGCCAGTCtggtttaatatataaaattaacaaatatttcatgGTGATGATGAGGAAGGTAATAAGAATAtcacttgtttcatttcttttaagcaCTTGGAAATATTTCATCTGTGCCTTTACTTGGTGGGAAATTATATATTAGAACTAGGGATGGATACAGTGATTATGATATAAGTCAGTTCATCAGGGGACTTCCATTGTAGCAAGGTAGGTAAACTCCtcttctcatatatatatatatacatatatatatatatatatataaaattttgagcCATAAAGTGCTAAATCACTATCGATATTGATTAAAATTGCTGATATCGCTAAGCATGACTGCCTGGGTCTCCACCCTCCCTTACCCTTCCCTCTCTATCGTTTTACGATATCATTCATTCAGCCAGTGTTTATCACTCAGggagacagaattttaaaaatcccacccTGGGAATCTAGCATTTCAATCGAGgtaaacagaaaataagcaacGTAAATCAAGAACCTGGATGGTATGCTAATGAGGACTATCAACACAAAAAcgcagagcagagagaaagggttgCGTTTTTAGGAAGGGTGACAGAGAAGGTGTCACGGAGGTGAGCCCTGAGTGCGGACATGAACGTGGTGAAGGAGCGGGAGGAAGAGTGtcgcaggcagagagagaacgggCCCTGGCACAGGTGTATGAGAGGGACGGCCAGGAGGCCACCGGGCTGCATGGGGTCAGCGGGGCACAGTAGAAGGACGTGGAGGCAGACGGCCAGGGAGGCAGCGTCCTGCTGGCCCTTGCAGGTGCTATAAGGAAGGTGGCCTTCTCCCTGAGTGCAATAGGCTACCGGATGTCAAGAAGAGGGGTGCCCCGCACTCTGGCTGCTGGGCATGGACGTCGGGTACAGAGGCCGGAAGAACAGACGGCAGCCAGTTGCCAGCTGAGCTGGAAGACCTCGGTGTGAGCGTGTTTGTGGTGCGTGTGGTGGGGGCACCTGCGAGCAGTTGCCACTGGGAGCTCAGTGTAGACACGACAGGTTTTGAGATGTCTATCACACACCCAAGTGTCGTTGAATAAAGGGATATGCAAACCTTGGTTCAGGGCTCAGGTCTGGGTCGGGTATAATTTGGGGGAGTGTATATTTAGATGGTGTTTAAAGCACGAGACTAGATTAAACCACCGAGGATGTGGGTGCaggcagaaaagagaaggggTCCAAGGATGGCGCCCTTGGTCACCCCAAAGTTAAGAGGTCGAGCTGCTGGGGAGGAACCCGCAAAGAACACGACAAGGGACATGGCCAGGGAGACGAGGGGAAACCAGATCGGCTGTGCAGAAAGCAAGCCAGGAGTGTGTTTCTAGGAAAGAGTGTTCCTCCCGCTAAAACAAGACGAGGTCGTGGCTGACCTGGGCGAGAAGAGTTTTGGCAAAGTGGACAGCAGATGTCTGGTTGGCATGGGTTCAgaagagcaggggaagagagaagctaGAGAAAGCGAGGACAGCCTTCTTCAGGAAGTTTCCGTGTGAAAGGAGAAATGGGATGTAGAGTGAAGTCGGCTCAaaggaagatttttgtttttttaaagacaagagcAGGTTTGAGTACCTCTAGGAATAACTTCGTGGGGAGGGAAAAACTGACGATGGAGGCAGACAGTGGGATTTAACCAGGTTTCATGTAGACTgatgaggaaggcagagggagagaggcattAGTTGAGGGTGCCCGCAAAGGACGCCATCACATCGGTTGACTCTGGAACGCAAGCAGGGTCGGGACACAGGGCATTAGAGTCCCAAGGGAAAGGGGGACGGAAGGGCTGGAAGAGACAGTGTTTCCCAGCCGCTTTCCTCCGAGAAGAGGCAACCCCTTTGTGGATTGGAATAACTGGATTTCTTCTCTGTCCTGCTCCCCAGGGTCTACGGTAGAAGGAGCTACTTACAAAGGATCTACAAAATAGCGAATGTTCCTGTTTAGACTGTCTAGACTTTCCATGTCCTCTGGTGTCAACTGGAAATCCAGAACCTGTCAGAAAGGTGAGAAGACGGACTCAGTTTCCCTGCAGCAATTACTGTCcgcttctcctccctcccccaacccagacACACATTTACGTAGGAATGTACGTAGGTTTTACGAGACGGTTGTCATGAACCTGGGGGCTCGTTCCAAACGAGAGTCAGGAGTGTGTCCCCTTGGCTGTTTGAACTCAGATCACCCTCGGGGGCTCTGGGTGGGTGACTGTGGCCGCAGCAAAGGAATCCTACACCCTTTCAAGCCTAAATCCCATCTCATCTAGCTCCTTCATTCTGCAGCTGAAGAAATCAAGGCCATACTGTTGGGCGAAAAAACAGGACTGAGACCCAAAGCTGACCTTCTGGGTTTCTTTCCCACTTCCTCGTTCCCTCCCTGCAGCAGATGGAGGCGGGGGATAGTTAGACACCGCACTCGCGTGCATAGCGTAGGCAAGGAGGTGAGCTTGGCCCAAATATACCTTGGGTGCCTCGCCGATGACCCAGACCAGAGGGAGACGAGGTGCCTCCATCAGTCCCCTGCCGCCCACAGCCCTCCCGTGCACCTGGAAGTTCTCCCGAATTCTCTCCTCATTGAAGCTCTTGGCCAGGGCCACCACCCCCCGCTGCAGCTGGTAGCGCAGGGCCACCTGGGCTGGGGTTCGCCTGTGCCTTGCAGCAATGGCACTGAGCACTGGATCCTCCAGGAGAACTGGGTTGTTCTTGCTCAGCCtggaagggaggcagaggtgcAATGTGTCCGAGGCTGTATGTCCATCTTACATGGGATGGCTGGGTGGGTTCCATCCTCTGAAAATCCACCCGATTACCCTCTGGCTGtctcaacatctgtttttgcttcttttggcCAATCCAAAGAAGAAGGaccagagagaggcaggcagaaaggGACTCTCAggtatttgctcattttttacaCGTTTCTGAGAAATTCGGTAAAAGACTGGATAAGCCAAGAGGACAAAATTTTTGTCCCAACTAAGACCCGATAATCTCCATTATAATAAATAAACCAACTGTTTCCTAAGAAGTTGCTATTTCAATAATGCTTTCAACTAATTATCTGCTTCGTCAAGTGCTAAGAGGAGCATTTTTATACTCCTCTTCAAGAGATAAAGAAACCCAAACTCACAGAAGCTCTTACTTGTCTCACGTCCCTCAACTATCAAGTGTTCGAATCGTGGCCCGGGCTCCCTTTGCCACTCTCTAAACCCAAAGCTTTTGAACTGGGTGAACGTTCTAATCAGTGATTTTATTACTTAACACTGTCTTATCGAGTCCCTACAAAGTAGGCTAGTGAAAGGGTTGGCAAAGACGGACTATTTCTGCCGCCTATCGCTCATCTGCCCCAGAAGGTTGAGCGATGACTCCAGAAGGGACAGTGTCCGTGATTAGAATAAGTGCAGAGAGGTCATTACCATTCCTTCCCTGAGTTGGACCCCAAGGCCGCGTACGCAGTCAAGACGATGTCCTGGGACTTGCAGAACTCCAGCAGTTTGCTCTGGTTGAGGTAAGGGTGACACTCCACCTGCAGAAAGCAAGCAGAAGGGTTGGATTCCAGGAACATAAAGTGCTGTATTGCATGACAGCAAACATATCTGGGCGGTCCAGCAACACGGGGAACACACGACTGTCACCCACAGCTGGGCCAGGGGAACTGACAGAGACTTGCCCTCCAATTACTGCCCACGGACAGCAGAGCAGTACTGAGAAACGGGCTTGGTGCTCATGACAGACAAGTCAGATCAGGAGGTCAACAGACACGCTCAGTCTCTCGGACAGGAGACCACGGGGCTGGCCTTGGCTCCCCCTTGCGCGTCGCTCTGTCCAACGAGAAGCAGCCCCTGCCTTTCTTCGTTCTTCGTTCTCAGTCCCTTACCCTGACCTCTTCCCTTCACAGCTGCCATGCCTGGAAAGCAGCCACTCACCCTTCACGTGTGACTGACTTTCCGTGAGGTCAGTCTTCAGCTTCAGAAACCAGAGCGCGTTCGTCTTTCCCACCACAGTGTGTTGTGATGTCTCTGCTTGACCCGTGGAGCCTTCAAACACTGGCCCTGCTCTACGTCACTGCACCTGTTCCCTTCCCCAAGCCCAGTCTTGTACCATGTGTACAGGGCTCGGGGGCTTCTGGCCCTTTGATCATCGAGCGGAAATACGTTGCTCATTGTGACTAGTCAGAAGCTGTTACTAGCGTTGTGACCCGCACACGCTACCGGTGAGAGGGGCTTCTGTGCCGTAAAAGATAATCAGGGGTACAGTCATCGTCCTTTCTGTGTAGGGGACCTGGACACCCAGACGTATGTGGGTCAAGACGGTCACCCCGCCCACGGGATGGGTGGGCTAGGGGCCAGCTCAGCTCAATTTGTTGATTCTCGGGCTGGCCTTGGCTATTTCCCCTTCCATGACACGGGTCAGGCTCACGTAAAACCCTGGGCGGGCAGGCTCTAGCGTAATGGTGTCCGTTGCAGGGGGGGcctgaagaaaacagaatgtcTTGACTATTTTTCAAGATGGCTACTGGATTTTTCTCCAGTGTTCAGTGCGAAAACCTGGTAGGGCTTCTGGAGGTAAAACTCAGGAGAGCCTGGGGACAGGCCCATTGAGGAGCCCCCTGGAGATGTTAGCTCTCAGACTTGACGCTGAGGCTCCAGCAACTCCGGAGCTGCTGTTCCACCTCTTCCTGCCCCATAGTGACCCTGGCGGCCTTTTCGTTCTTGGCAAACCGCGATTCTCTGTATCAGCCTATCTGTCTCTCCAGTTTTCTGGCCGGCAGCTGGCTCTGTGACCTCAACTCTCTGATGGATCTAAAAACAGTTGCTCGTTCTTGGTTTATTCAGCTCTTCTTATTATAAGGACACAAGCAACAACTCCCGAGCTCCTTTCGGGCCAGACCCCAAACTGCGAGTGTGCACACGCACTTTTTGCCACACGCCTTTCTCACAGCCTCTGCTCTGACTCTGGCGACTCAATAAGAATGAGCagggattggggcgcctgggtggctcagtccgttgagcgtccgacttcggctcaggtcatgatctcgaagtccacgagttcaagccccgcgtcgggctctgtgctgacagctcagagcctggagcctgtttcggattctgtgtctccctctctctgaccctcccccgttcatgctctgcctctccctgtctcaaaactaaataaacgttaaaaaaattaatgaaaagaaaaaagaatgagcagggaTTGAAGAGAAGCAAGCAGCCCTACTTCGGCCCCACTTGAACTGTATTCCCCAGCACCGTGTGCAGGAAGGGCCTGGTGCTGGCTTCCTGGGGCTGGTTCAGCCATCACGTGCAAATGACCTGTCTGCCTCACGGTTGTCTCGGGGATGAACAcggaaggggaggaagggtgaTTTATTGTATTTGGGGAACAAGACTAAGCCACCTGACCTGAACTGCCATCCACTCAGATCACCCCTTGGATCACAATGAACTGTCCTCTGTTCAAGCTTCTCAGGCCCACGTAAACTTCCCACCAGCCAATCAGTCTAAGCTTGGCGGTGGTCCGTCTGCTCTGTAGAACCCAGGGCGACGGACGGCTTCTTCCTTAATTCTTCAACATGACCCCAGGCAAAACCAGTTTCTTTACTTTCTCTAGACTGACGATCCCCAAGGTGGAGGTAAACCTCCCAAGGGACACAAAATACAACTTTTCAGAATTCTTATTTGtattcttcatctataaataagagaaaaaacaagCCTCACTAATATTTAATACATGGATTGGCTGTCACTCTCTGTCAGCCTTCATGTAAGAAGTTTAGAAGGAGATAAGATAAAGCCGGGGTGAATGTGGACCCTCCCGAGGACAGAAGTGTGGCCACTCACTTCCGTGCTCACAATTTCTTCCATAATTCTCCAAGATCAGGAAGTTTAtgcgtggcttttttttttaaattttttttttttaacgtttatttacttttgagacagagagagacagagcatgaacaggggagggtcagagagagagagggagacacagaatccgaaacaggctccaggctctgagctgtcagcacagagcctgacacggggctcgaactcacgaaccgcgagatcatgacctgagccgaagtcggacgctcaatcgactgagccacccaggcgccccaatgcgtGGCTTATTAAAGtgggtttatcttttttttttttttaagtttatttatgtattttgagagagagaaagagagaaagaaaatcccaagcaggctccacactgtcagtgcagagcccgatgcggggctcgaactcacgaaccatgagatcatgacctgagccaaaatcaagagtcagatgatttaactgagctacccaggcacccctaaatttatcattatttatttatttatttatttttattatttttttttaattttttttctaacgttttatttatttttgagacagagagagacagaacatgaacaggggaggggcagagagagagggagacacagaattggaagcaggctccaggctctgagccatcagcccagagcccgacgcggggcttgaactcacggaccgcgagatcgtgacctgagctgaagtcagacgcttaactgactgagccacccaggagccccaaatttatcattttttaaataaatttactatTTTGAGCATTTCTAAGTTCAATGTTGTGAATGTATTCACATTGTCGGGGGCTGATTTTGTACCATCAGGGCTCAGTGGTTATCTCATGACACAGAACTCAAAAGAAttacctgttttcttttccacaggAGGGCTCCAACTTTACTGACCAGAGATGAGAAAGATCCAGACTTTGTTAGCTGCACATTTCTAGGACCCACCCCCCATTACACACCTAGGAGATTATACTCCAATTTGAGCCTCGGGTGTTTTTTTACAAAGTGACTTGGCCTTGGGGACTGTCTTCAACAACTTGCAATGCAACTCTGTTCTCTTCAGGAGAGGGGAGTGCCGCTGGTGACCTCCTTGAAATGACACAAGAGGAGGGGGtggagttgggggggaggggcgggtccACGGGGCTCACCTGGTTGCACACGGGCTTGTACTTGAGGCCGGGCTTGTCTAGGATCCTCTCCAGCTGCTTGCGGTTGAAGTTGGACACCCCGATGGACTTGGCCAGCCCTGAATCCTTACACTTCTCCAtggcctggggaggaaggggctgtGAGGAGTGATCCCTGCAGCTGGCTGGGGAAGCACGGAAACAGGGATGGTGCCGAGAGAGGGGGCTCGGGATGGGAGAGAATATGACACAGGACAGAGGAAGCCTTGAAAGCTGCGGGTGTCAACAAACGAGACAGGGATTAACCGGGTAGgaggagaatgaaaaataaaataataggagaaAAAGGGCAAGAAGACGGAGTAAGATAAGAAGGCAAGGGGCGCAGGACCCAGCTCAAGGAGCCGGTGCGGTTTTTGGCCGGACACCTAGAAAAACTCGAGCAAAGTCACAGCGAGGGCCAGGCGCACAGGAAGTGGAGCCTGTGCAGcatgggaggcaggaaggggccagACTGTCCCCCCGACTGTGGCTCCCTGTTTTCTCTTCGACCCCCTTTCCCATGAGGGTCACCAAGTTCCCTCTGTTCCCGTCACACGTGCCTCGTTGCTGTTCTTGAACATGACAGGTTCTCTCCCGCCTTAAAAACTTGGCCTCGGCCTTCTTTATGCCCGTATCGCTCTTCCTCCGGATACTACACAGTCGGTTCCCTCGCTTCTTGCAAAGCTTTGCCCAGTGTTACCTTGTCAGCGAGGCCTGCCCTGCCCACTCTGCTTTTGTTGTCcctctgtgtgccaggcctgCCCTGGCGTTCTCAGCTCCCTCATCAGCTTTATTTTCTCATACATCCCCCCACGCTGCTGTAGCACCTGCCAGTCCGTGGGGCTGGAAACCTTGGTTTGTTCACCAGTGCGGCCTGAGCACTTAAACACACTCAG is a genomic window of Acinonyx jubatus isolate Ajub_Pintada_27869175 chromosome B4, VMU_Ajub_asm_v1.0, whole genome shotgun sequence containing:
- the LOC106988139 gene encoding prostaglandin F synthase 1-like isoform X5, which produces MSSVKLCSVKLNDGFFMPMLGFGTSAPNKVAKSEVEEAVMRAIDVGYRHFDSAYLYLNEEEIGRAIRKKITDGSVKREDIFYTSKVWGTFLRPELVRTSLEISLSKLQLSYVDLYLIHIPIPLKPGEELFPKDEHGELIFDTVDLCATWEAMEKCKDSGLAKSIGVSNFNRKQLERILDKPGLKYKPVCNQVECHPYLNQSKLLEFCKSQDIVLTAYAALGSNSGKEWLSKNNPVLLEDPVLSAIAARHRRTPAQVALRYQLQRGVVALAKSFNEERIRENFQVLDFQLTPEDMESLDSLNRNIRYFVDPLVNRCDGVLCGHPQLMPLSLCLPHQST